Part of the SAR202 cluster bacterium genome, AGTCTCAATCTTTGCCGTCATACCTATGCTCTTCCAGTACTGGGCCACGGCCTCTGACACCTCAATCATCTCCGGCACGCCTGAAAACTTCGCGGTGGTCAGCGTGAACTCGAACCCGTTGGGATATCCGGCCTGGGCCAGGAGCTGCTTCGCCTGATTGGGGTCGTACGGGTAAGGCGCCCACTCCTTCTTATGGTAGTCAAAAAGCGGCGACATGTTATGGATGCTGAAAAGGACGGCGGCCTTGCCCCAGAACTTGTCTACAAGCTCCTGCCGGTTAATCGCCAGGTTAGCCGCTTTGCGCACTTCCAGCTTCCGGAAGGGATCGTCGGCGCTGTAGCCCGGCGCCACAGGCTCAGTTTGCCCTTGCTTGCTGCCCGCCCTTATAGGCATAGGCTTGTCGTAGTAGAGACCGCTGAAGAAAGCGTAGGCGAAGAAGCCGGGCGTTGTGCTGGTCGCAATCTTGTAACCCTGGCCCTTAGCCTCTTTCAGCAGCGACTTGGGCACGTCCGCGATGTGGACTTCCTTGGCCAGCAGCTGCGCCAGCCGGGTCGCATCCTCCGGCACGTAGAAGAACTGAAGCTCCTGGAAGTCAGCGGTCTTTCTCCAATGGTTCTCGACCCGCTTGTGAAGAATATGCTGGTTAACCTTTATCTCCACAAACTGGAAAGGCCCCGTTCCTACCGGGTTATCCAGATACTTCTCCAGCCCTCCCACCTTGTCTTGATAGTCCTGGCTTATGATTCCCGCCACCCACTGTTCGCTGAGCCAGAACGGAAGGAAAACGTCCAGCTTAGCCGCCTTCCAGACCAGCTCATTGGGGCTGACTATCTGAAAGTTTTCATCCTTCAGGCCCATGTCCTTGAATATCTGGTAGCTGGCTAACGAATCGTCGCGGCCAACGGAGCGGAAGGTGGCAATGTAGTCCTTAGCGGTGACTTCCACCCCCTTGAAGTCGCCCACTGTATGAAACGGGATACCCTTCTTTATCTTGAAAGTCCAGGTCTTCCCGTCGGCGGACATAGCCCAGCTCTCGCCTACCTGCTCGTTGTTTAGCTCTTCGGTGAAACGGTTCATCCCTATAGGATGCTCATACATACCCTTAAACGGACCCGTGCCGCTTTGGGCTACTTTCCACATCATGTTAGTCTGCTGAAGCGGCGGGACTATCCCAACCTTAAGCCTCGGCGAGACCGGCACCTTGGGGGCGGCGGTGGGCGTTGGAGTAGCCGCCGGCGCCGACGTTGCGGTGGCCGTGGCCTGCGGCTGGCTCGTGACGCCTCGGGTAGGCGTATTGTCCTCTCCGCAAGCCGCAATGAACAGCATTAACCCCAGCAGCAATGTCAGCGGGAGCATGAACTTCAAAACTAATCGAATATTCGTAACCAAGGACTGGTCCTCCTCTCAATATTTATGAACTCAAAACGTGGAGTCAGGCTCTGCTAATCTATACATAGCGGAAAATTTTGGCGGCAATAACTCGTAAAAGACTAAAGCAGTGTCTTCTAGTTGCTAACCGCTGTATCCGCCAGAACCTAGCATTATATCAGCATAAAGTCAATATATACTTTTCGAATTCTATATCATCAATCCATCCGCATAATCGATATCTAAATATCAGCGATTGCTGTCCATACTCATAATTTAATTCCCAAAATCTTTCCTCGCGCTGCTCCGCTCTCAGCCTAAGATCGCTTTCTATGTCCATGTTCATGGAACCTGCTACCCCATTCGGACTATTCGCGATGATAATTGACCCGTTTTCGTACTGTGCATATACTCAAATTTGAAGCTCCTCAAGGAGGACACGCGTGTATTCCCACATCGTCGTGCCCGTGGATGGTTCCAATCTCTCGGAAAGCGCCCTGCCCTGGGCGTACGCCTTAGCCAAAGCCTTCGAAAGCAGAATTATCCTAGTAGAGGCCCTTGCCCCCGGCGAAGCCACCGCCGGCCACTGGAAGGAGACTGAAGCTAAGACACGCGGGGCCATGGCAGAGGCGCGCCGTAAGGAGCAAGCCTACCTTACTATGTTGGAGCAGCGTCTCCACGGCGTTCAGACCGCCCATTCCCTCAAATCAGGCCGTCCCGAAAGAGTCATTGTGGCCGAAGCCAAACGCCACGGCGATTCCACCCTCATCGCCATGTCAACCCATGGGCGCACCGGTATTGGCCGATGGCTCGTAGGCAGCGTCACCACAAAAGTTATCCACGGCGCGCCTTCCTCTATGCTGATCGTACGGCCTGAGCAACAGGACAATCACAAGCAGTTGGAAGCCAGGTTAAGGCATGTCATCCTGCCGCTGGACGGCTCCCCCCTGTCCGAGGCCGCCACACCCACCGCCTTAGAACTGGCAGTTAAGCTCAATTTGCCCATAACTCTAGTACGCGTAGTGCCCACAGCCCAATTTACCGCCGCTGGCGGCTGGGCCGGCACTTACGCCGGGGGCTATGCGCAAGTCCTGGAAGCTGTCGAGTCGGAAACCAAAGAATACCTGGCTGCCAAAGTATCGGACCTGAAAGGCCGTGGAATCTCACAGGTGGATTCCAAGATGTTCTTGGGCGACCCGGCCGGCCACATAGTGGACCTGGGACGAGAGAGTGAGGGCAATCTTATCGTTATGTCTAGCAGAGGCCGCACAGGCCTGGGCCGCGCGGTCCTCGGCAGCGTCGCTGATAGGGTGGTCTCCAGCTCCGGAGCGCCCGTCCTCCTCGTCAAAACCTAGCCCGCCGCCTCACCTCCAACCTCCATTTATCCGAGACCCCATCGTGAATCAGCGGTTGCCGTCTTTAAGGGCCCTTCCGGCGAAAAAGCGAGAAGAAGCGGTCCTGGTAATGCTGGAAAAGGCCCCATCGGTCCAGCTCTCTTTTCAGAATTGCGGGATCCGCGCCCCTCTCAGTGTCTCTAAAAAGCTCTTCAATGCGCTGGATCGCCGCTCTTGGCGCTTCCATCTCCCCCGCGGGATCAAACAACCGGCGCGACTGCAGCTCTTCAACATTCCCCGCCACAGACGCCGCCGTGTATTCGTAAATGAACTTTAGCAGCGACACATCCCATAGCTCGTCAACGCCCAGCATCACCACAGAAAGGTTGTTGCTTTCGTCCTTCAGCCTGCTGCTCACCCGCTGGGCCACCTCAACGGCCGCTCCTTCCACTATCTCCATCTCGCCCGGCTCGTTCTTGTAGTGGTAAAGCAGCCCAGGCGCATTGGCGCCATGACGGAGAGCCAGGGAGTTGAAATACGCCTTGGCGTCATCTCCAAAACCATCAAGCTGGGCCATATACGCTGGCGTGACAACCTGAGGCCGCTCCGCGGTCACAACCCCTTGCCTGATAACCGCCTCCGACGGCCCGGGGGCTACCTCTTTGTAAACCGGTTCGGTGACAATAAAATACTGCAATCTCGTGACGCCAAAAGTGTGCAAGTATTGATGAGGCGCCTTCACTACCTGTGTCCTTGAGACGGCGTCTATCAAACGACGGTATTGACCGTCCAGGTCCTCCATGTCAGACCATCTCAACGAGATGCTTCTTGTTCTCTTCCAGATGCTGCTCGTACTGACGGTCAATCTGGCTGGCAATCCGCATCCACTGCTGTTGAAACTCCGGCAGGGTCTCCACCTGTATCTGGACCTGCCCTTGCTGCGTTCCCCGCTGGCGGCTCAGCGCCTCCATGACCTGTTGCTCCATCTGCATCTTCAACTGCTGTCTGGTCTGCTCCCTCTGAGGCACCGCGAACTGCCAGTACTGGTCGGAAACATACTTGGCGCGGGATAACAGTTCCTTGGCTTTGGGCTTCTCCTTAAGAAGCCTCTCCAGGCCCTCAATCATTTTAGTGTTCGCCAGATAAGTTGCCTGGGTCCTGGGCAGCTGCAGATTCGAGATTAAAACGTTAGCCATTCCTCTAACTAGATAAGGCCGGTGCTCCGGCGGCGCGCCGGCGATTTTCGAGAACGGGGCGCTCTCCCCCTTTATGAACTCCCCCGCCAGCTTCTGGCCTTCGGGCAGCAGCTTCCACTCCAGTCGCTGCCTATCGTTGGGCTTCTCAAGCTGCTCAATCTTCTCCATGGCTCTTTCGTATGCGGATTTAATGCGGTCCATATTCTTTCTTATAAACTCCCATCGCGGTACGTACAGTATAGCAAGATGTCCAAAAGGCATGAAACGCCCTTTGCGGAACTTACCACTCATGCAGATGTTGACCCGACGACGCCTTTGTGCTATCTCTCTGCTATACACAAGCGCATCGGAGGCCCTATGTCGGAAAGCATTGGAAAGAAACTAATAGAATCTGCTCAGAACGCCGTGCCCTCTATCTCCACGGACGAGGTCCAAAAGAAGTTGCAGCGCCGGGAAAAGATCGTCGTTCTGGATGTCAGAGAACCGGACGAATGGGCCAACGGCCACATAAAGGAGGCCACTCTCCTTGCCCGTGGGCGCATCGAGGGCAGGATTGAGGAGATGATCCCAGACAAGAACACTCTCATAGTCACCCATTGAGGGGGCACAGGCCGCGCTGCCCTGGCAGGGCAGACCCTTAAGAATATGGGATACAAGAACGTGTGCTACATGAATCCCGGCTTCAGCGGCTGGAAGGAGGAGGGCAAGCCCATCGTTAAACCGTCCTAAATCCCCACTGCCCCCGTCATTTCGCCCTTGAACCCCCTATTGCTTTCGGGGGTATACTAGAAAAACCATGGCGACTATTTTACTGGTGGATGACGAAAAGTCGGTGCTGGACATGCTTAGCGCATGTTGCGAGGAGGCTGGCCACCAGCCCCTCCCCGCCTTAAGCGCCCTGGAAGCCCTGCGGCTCCTTTTCAAGTACCAGCCCGGTCTGGTTATTACCGATATCCGAATGCCCGGCATGACGGGTTTCGACCTGGTGAAACGCATCCGCGAGGTCACTGATATACCTGTCATCCTTCTTAGCGCCATGGGCGGCGAAGATGAGAAGGTCATAGGTCTGAAGCTGGGCGCGGACGACTATTTGGTAAAACCTATCGGCATCAAGGAGCTGTCCGCGCGAATTGAGGCGGCCCTCCGGCGCGCTAAAACCCCCGTCACAGCGCCCAGGGAGTCTACTCGGACGGCACCATTTCAATCAACCTGGACCGGCAAGAAGCCTA contains:
- a CDS encoding ABC transporter substrate-binding protein, encoding MVTNIRLVLKFMLPLTLLLGLMLFIAACGEDNTPTRGVTSQPQATATATSAPAATPTPTAAPKVPVSPRLKVGIVPPLQQTNMMWKVAQSGTGPFKGMYEHPIGMNRFTEELNNEQVGESWAMSADGKTWTFKIKKGIPFHTVGDFKGVEVTAKDYIATFRSVGRDDSLASYQIFKDMGLKDENFQIVSPNELVWKAAKLDVFLPFWLSEQWVAGIISQDYQDKVGGLEKYLDNPVGTGPFQFVEIKVNQHILHKRVENHWRKTADFQELQFFYVPEDATRLAQLLAKEVHIADVPKSLLKEAKGQGYKIATSTTPGFFAYAFFSGLYYDKPMPIRAGSKQGQTEPVAPGYSADDPFRKLEVRKAANLAINRQELVDKFWGKAAVLFSIHNMSPLFDYHKKEWAPYPYDPNQAKQLLAQAGYPNGFEFTLTTAKFSGVPEMIEVSEAVAQYWKSIGMTAKIETIPSGDVLTKQRNRGYNKSIFFIRYSTYPYRNYLGWTFPMSNVAGGSGSSSWEVPVLDDMFLDLKARLQPNEIQGQMIKIGDYMYDQHLIVPMAYILPEVPYDPSVVQEYLANHLHFGPTRHHEYTKAMFK
- a CDS encoding universal stress protein, which produces MYSHIVVPVDGSNLSESALPWAYALAKAFESRIILVEALAPGEATAGHWKETEAKTRGAMAEARRKEQAYLTMLEQRLHGVQTAHSLKSGRPERVIVAEAKRHGDSTLIAMSTHGRTGIGRWLVGSVTTKVIHGAPSSMLIVRPEQQDNHKQLEARLRHVILPLDGSPLSEAATPTALELAVKLNLPITLVRVVPTAQFTAAGGWAGTYAGGYAQVLEAVESETKEYLAAKVSDLKGRGISQVDSKMFLGDPAGHIVDLGRESEGNLIVMSSRGRTGLGRAVLGSVADRVVSSSGAPVLLVKT
- a CDS encoding rhodanese-like domain-containing protein, which encodes MSKRHETPFAELTTHADVDPTTPLCYLSAIHKRIGGPMSESIGKKLIESAQNAVPSISTDEVQKKLQRREKIVVLDVREPDEWANGHIKEATLLARGRIEGRIEEMIPDKNTLIVTH
- a CDS encoding response regulator transcription factor encodes the protein MATILLVDDEKSVLDMLSACCEEAGHQPLPALSALEALRLLFKYQPGLVITDIRMPGMTGFDLVKRIREVTDIPVILLSAMGGEDEKVIGLKLGADDYLVKPIGIKELSARIEAALRRAKTPVTAPRESTRTAPFQSTWTGKKPISRIRSLTSRQKS